AGGGCGCGGTGATCAACGGCAGCGATGCAAACGCGGTGGAGTTCGAAGAGTTCTGGACCTTCTCACGGCCGGTGGGGCCGAATAGCTGGAAGCTTACCGCGGTGCAGCAGTCTTAGATTTTCGCGATCAATAAATTTCAACCGGCAGCGCGGGTGGTCCTGCGCTGCCGGTTTTTTTTCGTCGAGCGATCGCTGCTTAAGCGACGATCGGTTCTTTGATCGGCGTGTGGCTCGGGATCTTCGGCACCCGGGTGCGCGGCTGGCCGTTCATTTGGCTGTTGCCGGCGCCCAAGAGCAGCAAGCGCCCCTTGCCGGTGTTGCACAGCTGATAGGACTCGCCGGACTGGAGCAGAACGGTGTCGAACTGTTTCAAGACGAAGGCTTTGTGCGGCGTGCGCACGGTGCATTCGCCTTCGATGCACATAAAAATATGATCGTCGTTGTCGTGATAGTGCATGTCGTCTTGCAAGCCGGGCTCGCAGTTGATCACCCAGTAATAGGCCAAGTCGGTGCGCCAGAGACTCAGATGATTGATCTCCGGGTGGGCGTCCGCTTCTTTAACCAGATTTTTCATTTCAACCATAATTAACCTCCTAAAAATTGTTCAAGCCCTTCGCTACGGCCCTGCGGGCCTACTCAGGGCGGACGGTTTTTTTTGATTCCGTTTCCCCGAGTAGCGACCGTTGCGGTCGCGTATCGAGGGGCTGATTCGCTTCATTCATGTCGTTGCTGCTTTGCCACCATTCGAGATCTCGGGAATAACTTTCTTCAGCCATGGGCTTTGGCCGGCCGTTCTTTCGGTTTGACCAGCCGGCCATGGGTGCCGTCGCAGTAGGGGTGCTCTTTCGATTTCCAGCAGCGGCAGATGGCGATGGTTTCCGGGCTAGCGAATTCTAACACTGCGGGTTGTATGTTGGTCCCTTCGTGGGAGCCGTCGCAGAAGGGCAGATTTTTGCTGCGCGTGCAGCGGCAGTAGGCGACGCTCTTGGATTCTTGCCGCACGATGGCCGGTTCGATCAGGTCGTCGTAGGATAAGGGCATGGGCGGATCCTTTCTCAGCTTTGCTCGGTTTTAATACTTCGGCGCGCGTTTGGCAAATTGTCGTACCGTTCCGAAGTCGGAGGGCCGACACGCAGGTCGGCCCCTACGTTCGGATTCGTTGAATTGAAATTGAACCACCACCAAAACCGATTTTCACCGTTGTAACAATCTTAACGCGTTGCGAAAAAAAATAACTTCGCGCTCCGATTCGCTGATCGGCAACTCCTCGATGATTTTCTTGGCGCGCGGCAAGAGCGGCAGCAGCGGCGGTGCGTCGCTGCCGAAGACCAGTTGTTTGGCGCCGACGGTTTGATAGGCGCACATGATCGTCGGCGGGTGATAGGCGACGGTGTCCAAGTGGATGTTTTTCAAATACTCGCTCGGTTTCTTGGTGATCAGCATCGGTTCGTATGAGCCCAAGCCCGAAGCTTGGTCGCCGAGTTCATAAGCGTAGTCCATGCGGCCGATGACATCGCAGATGCCGCCGCCGAGATGGCAGCCGACGAATTTCAAATTACCAAATCGCTCGAAGACGCCGCGCACGATCATGCGCGCGATGCTCAGACATTCGTCGAAGGGACGGCCAACGCTCGACGCCAAGCGATAATCGCGCATGCGTTCTTCGCCGTAGCCGACCGAGGGCGCGTGCATCATCAGCGGAATAGCGAGACTCGAGACCATTTCGAAAAATGGCGTAGCTTCGTCATCGTCCGGATAGGCGCGCTGGTGGCTCGAATTGATCAATACGCCGTTCAGTCCGCACTGGACGATCGCCCGTTCCATTTCTTTTAAAAACGGTTCGCCGCCGCAGGGCAGGGTGCTGGTGAAGACGGTGATGCGGTCTTTATATTTCTGCTGGATCTCGGCGCCATAGTCGTTCCAGCGGCGCAGGAAGGCGAGAGACTCGTCGCTGGTTTTGTCTTTGAGATAATGAATCGTGTTGCTGACGACGCAACGTTCGATGCCGGCTTTCTCGTGGGCTTCGAGCAGGTTTTCAATCGTTAGCGGCGAGGCGCCGCCCCAGCGTCGTTCTTTGGCCAATTCGGGCGGATAAACATGGGCATGCCACTCGATGATCATAGTGGCTCCTTCATTTTCTGTTGTTGCTCTTTCCCGAAATCCGATTCCTTTCCCCTCGATGGGGAAACGTTAGGATAGGGATCTTTTTTGCAGTTTGCTTCGCATCGCTGCCATTACGTGGGTCACCCCCACTCTAACTCTCCCCCGTCGAGGGGGAGAGGCTCGGAATTGAGAAGGGACAACTGGATTGGTGAACTTGTCTAGCGCAATCGTTATCGCGCTTTAATTCCTAGCTCCGCTTGCGCGCTACGCAGAAACGTCAGATCGGCGACATCGGCGGGCGCGACTTCGCGAATTACCTTGGCGTTGGTCCGCGCTTGGTCGATGACTAACTTCAAGCCGTCCTCGGACACGGCGCCGTCGGCGTTGAATAAATTTCTTAGCGCGTCGTATGAGGCGTAGGCGAACTCGCGCTCGACTTTGCCCCAGCCGATGAAGATGCGCACCGTTTCGTCGCGATTATCCCTAATGAAACGATTGGCGCGGATGCTCGCTTTGACGGCGCGGCGCACTTCGTCGGGTTTGTCTTTGATCTTGCGCAGGCTCGCGCCCAAACCGAGATAGGGCAAGTTCAGCAACTCGTAGGCGCGCGCTAAGATGCGAAAGCCTTGCTTTTCCATCTGCACGTCGGCGGGCGGCGACATGACCACGGCGTCGACGACATGCTGCTTGAGCGCGGTCACGCGCGCGGCGTCGGAGCCCAGGGCGAGCACCTTGATGTCTTTTTCCGGATCGAGGCCGACGCGGCGAACCATCAGTCTCGCCAGCAGGTCAGGTGTCGCGCCATAGGCGCTCACGCCGACGGTTTTACCTTTGAGTTCGCGCAGCGACTTTACTTCGGTTTGGGCGATGATCGTCAGCGGCCAGTTGTCGAGAAAGCCGGCGACGATGCGGATCGGCAAGCCGGCGATGGCGCCGCCGACCACTGCGCCGAACAGTTGGCAGTAGTCGATATCGCCGGTTGCCAAAGCGGTAATCGCGACGTTGGGATTCATCCGGATAATTTCCGCGTCGAGATTCTCGTCTTTGAAAAAGCCCTTGTTCTGGGCCAACTGAGTGGTCAGATTGGGCATGTTGGGATTGGAGACGGCGATGCGAATTTTGTCGGCGGCATCAACCGTCGCGACGATGAGCAGCAACGCGAGCCAACACGTGACAGCAAAGGATGAAGGATGAAGGCGGAAGGCTGAAGTTTTTCTCCCGTTAATTCCGAACTTCATCCTTCTGCCTTCATCCTTGTGGTTATCTTTCTTGGACAACGTTGAAGCCGCTGTAACCGCGGATCTTGTCGATGCGCACGAGCACGCCTTTGCATTTCTTCGGTGATTTTGATCATGTTGGCTCACATTAGGATGTGATATTTCCTATGGTGAAGCGTGGCGGCTGTCAAGCCGTTCGGTGCTTATGCCGTCCTCCTTGACGGTATATGTTCGGTTCCGTTAGCATCCGTTGCCACCAATGTTGGGTGAACCTGTGTCGCAACTAGAAAAACTCGCTCAAACCAAAGACGATTTCGCCACCGAAGTAACGGCATCCGGTTGGGGCATCAAAGTCGCGCACTTTGTTCTTCAACGCACGCCTCTGGGCGGTTTGGTGCGCTGGGTGGCGGGCATCAAAGCCTCGGTTCATGCCAAACTGATCACCGGCTTCATCATCGTCACGCTGTTGGTCGTTGCCATGGGCGGGTTGAGCCTGCGGGCGATCGATCAAACCGCGCGCCAGAGTTTGCAGCTCGACGAAGCCCATAAACGGGTCGAATGGTCGCGGCAGATTCAAAACGAGCTGGCGCTGCAGATGAATTTCACCGCCATGGCGTTGCTGCTCAAGGACGAGGCGACGGTGGCGAAGATTTTGCGCGCCAACAATCGCTTCAATAATTTTCTCGCGTTGATCGGCGAGGCGGCAGTGGCGGACGAGCAGGACGTCATCGAACGGATTCGCAGCGCTCAAGGCAGCGCACTGACGACAGTGGCGGACATCGCCAATCTTTTGCGCGACGGCAAGGCGAGCGA
This is a stretch of genomic DNA from Deltaproteobacteria bacterium. It encodes these proteins:
- a CDS encoding cupin domain-containing protein; the protein is MVEMKNLVKEADAHPEINHLSLWRTDLAYYWVINCEPGLQDDMHYHDNDDHIFMCIEGECTVRTPHKAFVLKQFDTVLLQSGESYQLCNTGKGRLLLLGAGNSQMNGQPRTRVPKIPSHTPIKEPIVA
- a CDS encoding CDGSH iron-sulfur domain-containing protein gives rise to the protein MPLSYDDLIEPAIVRQESKSVAYCRCTRSKNLPFCDGSHEGTNIQPAVLEFASPETIAICRCWKSKEHPYCDGTHGRLVKPKERPAKAHG
- a CDS encoding ABC transporter substrate-binding protein; the protein is MKFGINGRKTSAFRLHPSSFAVTCWLALLLIVATVDAADKIRIAVSNPNMPNLTTQLAQNKGFFKDENLDAEIIRMNPNVAITALATGDIDYCQLFGAVVGGAIAGLPIRIVAGFLDNWPLTIIAQTEVKSLRELKGKTVGVSAYGATPDLLARLMVRRVGLDPEKDIKVLALGSDAARVTALKQHVVDAVVMSPPADVQMEKQGFRILARAYELLNLPYLGLGASLRKIKDKPDEVRRAVKASIRANRFIRDNRDETVRIFIGWGKVEREFAYASYDALRNLFNADGAVSEDGLKLVIDQARTNAKVIREVAPADVADLTFLRSAQAELGIKAR
- a CDS encoding amidohydrolase; this encodes MIIEWHAHVYPPELAKERRWGGASPLTIENLLEAHEKAGIERCVVSNTIHYLKDKTSDESLAFLRRWNDYGAEIQQKYKDRITVFTSTLPCGGEPFLKEMERAIVQCGLNGVLINSSHQRAYPDDDEATPFFEMVSSLAIPLMMHAPSVGYGEERMRDYRLASSVGRPFDECLSIARMIVRGVFERFGNLKFVGCHLGGGICDVIGRMDYAYELGDQASGLGSYEPMLITKKPSEYLKNIHLDTVAYHPPTIMCAYQTVGAKQLVFGSDAPPLLPLLPRAKKIIEELPISESEREVIFFRNALRLLQR